The nucleotide window GAAACGTCTGTCAATTTTAGGATCAACCGGTTCCATTGGTACAAGCGCACTGGATATTGTCAGGATGCATCCTGATCGCTTCCGGGTAAAAGCATTGACAGCTGCGAATAATATAGATTGTTTTGCAAAGCAAATTGATGAATTTGAACCGGAACTGGTTTCGGTTTTTGATGAAGCCAAAGCTCTGGAACTGTCAAGAGCGCTGACAGGAAAATGCAGACCTGAAATCTTGTTTGGTGAGGCCGGATATAGTGAAGCCGCATCATATCATGGTTCAGACATGGTTCTTCTGGCCATGGTTGGTGCAGCAGGTTTAAAGCCAGCTCTTTGCGCCATTGAGGCAAAAAAACAGATTGCCCTTGCCAACAAGGAGACTCTTGTCATGGCAGGTGAAATTGTCATGGCCAAAGCCATGGAAAATGGTGTTTCAATTCTGCCTGTGGACAGCGAACACAGTGCCATTTATCAATGCCTCAAGGGCAACCAGAAAAAAGATTTAAAAACCATATTTTTGACGGCTTCAGGCGGGCCTTTCAGGGAAAAACCATTTCAAGCATTCAAGGAAATTACCTTAAAAGACGCTCTGAATCACCCCACCTGGAATATGGGACATAAAATTACTATAGACTCTGCCACACTCATGAATAAAGGTCTTGAGATTATTGAGGCGGTTCATCTGTTTGATGTTACCCCTGATCAAATCCAGGTGCTTGTTCATCCCCAGAGTATTATCCATTCCATGGTCGGGTATAAAGACGGCAGTATTCTTGCACAAATGGGATGCCCGGATATGAAGGGGGCGATTGCTTATGCCTTGTCTGAACCTGATCGAATTGAACTGCAAATGGATTTTCCTGATTTTACAGCACTTCATTGCCTGGCATTTGAAAAACCTGATACCCAAAGGTTTCCCTCCCTTTTATTCGCAATTGAGGCCTGTCGGCAAAAAGGAACTTTGCCGGCTGTCATGAATGCCGCCAATGAAGTGGCGGTCAATGCCTTTCTTCAAAAACGCATCGGTTTTTTAGATATTTTTAAATTGATTTCCAAAACAATGGAACTTCATACCCGGATTGACAATCCCGATCTTTCAGGTATTATTGAAGCCGATGGTTGGGCACGGGACAAAGTGCAATCTCTGATATAAACAGTGAGGTCTTTATGGGGCATTCGGCTATAGCATTTATTATTGTTATTGGTATTCTTGTTTTTATCCACGAATTTGGACACTTTATTGCGGCCAGGCTTTGTGGTGTAGGTGTTGAGGTGTTTTCCCTGGGTTTTGGACCTAAAATTCTTAAAAAGAGATATGGCCGCACTCAGTATTGCCTGTCTGCAATACCTCTTGGCGGATATGTTAAAATGGTGGGAGAAGAGCCTGGAAGCGAAATTGATCCGGAAGATATCAACTCTTCTTTTACTCATAAATCTTTGTTGCAAAAAAGCATCATTGTTGCAGCAGGTCCGTTCTTTAATTTTTTTCTGGCTATTTTTATTTTTTTTATCCTTTACCAGTTTTCAGGTATTTACCTGGCAGAACCGGTCGTGGGTCAAGTTTTGGAAGATACGCCGGCTTTTACGGCAGGAATAAAACCGGGGGATGTGATCAAAGAGATCAACCAGGTTAAAATCGAATCTTTTGAAGATATTCCCAGGATTATAGCTACAGGTTATGGAAAACAATTGGATTTTATTGTTGAGCGTGACGCAAGACTTATTGAGCTTGTTATATCTCCTGTTCTTTCGCCAGGTAAAAATGTATTTGGTGAAGAAATTGAAAAATATATTATTGGTATTGTCGGCAGCGGGGAATCTTATCACAAGAAACTTAATCTTTTTCAGGCTTTGCAGCATTCCATCAAGGATACTTATGGGCTTGTGAAGTTAACCCTGCTGTCTGTTGTGAAAATGATCAATGGCAGTATTTCAGCAGATAACCTGGGCGGTCCTTTAATGATTGCTCAAATGGCCGGTGAGCAGGCAAAAGCAGGTATGATGAATTTTGCCTGGTTTATTGCCTTGCTGTCAGTAAATCTTGGTATCATCAATCTTTTTCCAATTCCCGTTTTGGACGGCGGCCATCTATTGTTTTTCGGCATTGAAGCTTTGACCGGCAAAGCCGTCAGTGATAGCTTGCGGGAAAAATTGATTAAATTCGGCGCAGCAGTGCTTGTGGCACTCATGGTTTTTGTTTTTTATAATGACATTGTAAGAATGTTCAATGGTGGATAATATGATTTGCTGTATTGAAATCGCTCTTAAAAAAGAGCTCAGGGATGCTGAAGCATCTTCTCTGATAAAAAAGGCCGCTTCCTATTTTGGAATTAATATTCAAGAGGCGCGATGCATTAATATCGTGACCATTGAATCAGATTTTGATCACGGGCAGCTTGGGCGTGTAAAAGACGAGATCTTTACCAATCCGGTAACCCAGGTGTCAAGTCTTACTCCTCTTGATATTGATTTTCACTGGTGTATCTGGGTCGGATTCAGGCCAGGGGTAAAAGATAACCCGGGTTCCA belongs to Desulfobacula toluolica Tol2 and includes:
- the rseP gene encoding RIP metalloprotease RseP, with translation MGHSAIAFIIVIGILVFIHEFGHFIAARLCGVGVEVFSLGFGPKILKKRYGRTQYCLSAIPLGGYVKMVGEEPGSEIDPEDINSSFTHKSLLQKSIIVAAGPFFNFFLAIFIFFILYQFSGIYLAEPVVGQVLEDTPAFTAGIKPGDVIKEINQVKIESFEDIPRIIATGYGKQLDFIVERDARLIELVISPVLSPGKNVFGEEIEKYIIGIVGSGESYHKKLNLFQALQHSIKDTYGLVKLTLLSVVKMINGSISADNLGGPLMIAQMAGEQAKAGMMNFAWFIALLSVNLGIINLFPIPVLDGGHLLFFGIEALTGKAVSDSLREKLIKFGAAVLVALMVFVFYNDIVRMFNGG
- a CDS encoding 1-deoxy-D-xylulose-5-phosphate reductoisomerase; its protein translation is MKRLSILGSTGSIGTSALDIVRMHPDRFRVKALTAANNIDCFAKQIDEFEPELVSVFDEAKALELSRALTGKCRPEILFGEAGYSEAASYHGSDMVLLAMVGAAGLKPALCAIEAKKQIALANKETLVMAGEIVMAKAMENGVSILPVDSEHSAIYQCLKGNQKKDLKTIFLTASGGPFREKPFQAFKEITLKDALNHPTWNMGHKITIDSATLMNKGLEIIEAVHLFDVTPDQIQVLVHPQSIIHSMVGYKDGSILAQMGCPDMKGAIAYALSEPDRIELQMDFPDFTALHCLAFEKPDTQRFPSLLFAIEACRQKGTLPAVMNAANEVAVNAFLQKRIGFLDIFKLISKTMELHTRIDNPDLSGIIEADGWARDKVQSLI